One region of Culex pipiens pallens isolate TS chromosome 2, TS_CPP_V2, whole genome shotgun sequence genomic DNA includes:
- the LOC120416340 gene encoding epoxide hydrolase 3-like produces the protein MLILRAVQAALLYGIGAFYALQFVLQTALQFLADPDLAAWLAKKRSVAPALLGDPRYGTHRFVEVNGVKLHYVEKGDPGKPLMLFLHGFPEFWFSWRHQLEEFSKDYWTLAVDLRGYGQSEGFDDRAAYQIDVIVEDIRSLVRALGRDRVIVVGHDWGAVLGFQFVSKHMDMVDRYVMMGGPSLNGIRRLLLISWQQFRMSWYTFFFLIPWLPEFYIWGKDFGYIEQNMGGFLTKSELEAYKYTFSQRKAVTRAIDYYRENLSFLRKEQPLPKLENHSPGLYLIAEHDQFISLRSGRVMERSLPNLWYRIVPGTGHYMQQQSHRLVNKMIRDFLDLSG, from the exons ATGCTGATCCTCCGAGCGGTTCAAGCGGCCCTTCTTTACGGAATTGGCGCATTCTACGCGCTTCAGTTTGTGCTCCAAACCGCGTTGCAATTCCTAGCCGATCCCGATCTAGCAGCCTGGCTGGCGAAGAAACGCTCGGTGGCGCCTGCTTTGCTGGGCGATCCGCGCTATGGAACGCATCGCTTCGTTGAGGTTAAT GGTGTCAAGCTGCACTACGTCGAAAAGGGTGATCCTGGGAAGCCGTTGATGCTGTTTCTCCATGGATTTCCCGAGTTTTGGTTTAGCTGGCGACATCAGTTGGAGGAGTTCTCCAAGGACTACTGGACGTTAGCCGTGGACCTGCGAGGTTACGGGCAGTCGGAAGGGTTCGATGATCGCGCGGCGTATCAGATCGATGTGATCGTGGAGGACATTCGAAGCCTTGTCCGGGCACTTGGACGTGATCGAGTGATCGTGGTGGGACACGATTGGGGCGCGGTACTTGGTTTTCAGTTCGTGTCCAAGCACATGGACATGGTCGACCGTTACGTGATGATGGGTGGTCCGTCGCTGAACGGGATCCGGAGATTGCTGCTGATCAGTTGGCAGCAGTTCCGAATGTCTTGGTATACGTTCTTCTTTTTGATTCCGTGGTTGCCGGAGTTTTACATCTGGGGAAAGGACTTCGGATACATTGAGCAGAACATGGGGGGATTTTTGACGAAATCTGAACTAGAGGCATACAAGTATACCTTTTCCCAACGGAAAGCCGTGACGCGAGCAATCGACTACTATCGGGAGAATCTTAGCTTCCTGCGGAAGGAACAACCACTGCCGAAGCTTGAAAATCATTCCCCCGGACTCTACCTGATCGCGGAACATGATCAGTTTATATCGCTACGAAGTGGTCGAGTGATGGAGAGGAGCTTACCCAACCTGTGGTATCGGATCGTCCCCGGAACGGGACACTACATGCAACAGCAATCTCACCGGCTAGTCAACAAGATGATTCGGGACTTTTTGGACCTCTCAGGCTAA
- the LOC120416338 gene encoding leucine-rich repeat-containing protein 56 has translation MPEQQIPAEDRPSSSSSSEPAGGSLGHSPEELRGEANGNEFVAIRNLINSNRSTTRHRPRPPVPRLPFESFIPAPMRYYPIVIPAEPTIEDLLRQAAGSTELHRVTEIKLKVISHLTSLQRIPCFIPNLRSLTLEGSIVMTLRDLGCDMTSLVYLNVSRCSLKNLDGTSGLETLEELVADHNQIEEVGPCTNLVQIKKISLKSNRITDLGSITFLALCEKLEHLDLRENFVSENPSFRHMLKENIPQLRSLNEIPFSDAAHEDHTDMSSSEYQSSSSSIEGGPHTNRWEVGGIGDGAWNERQQREVLQPFRPTSSHQERTVTLELLDDARPATAGN, from the exons ATGCCGGAACAGCAGATTCCGGCCGAGGACCGACCATCGTCGAGTTCGTCGTCGGAACCCGCCGGCGGCTCGCTGGGGCATTCCCCCGAAGAACTGCGCGGTGAGGCTAACGGCAATGAGTTCGTCGCCATCCGAAATCTGATCAACAGTAATCGATCCACGACCCGACACCGGCCACGTCCGCCCGTACCCCGGTTGCCATTCGAGTCCTTTATCCCGGCCCCGATGCGCTACTATCCGATTGTAATTCCGGCTGAACCGACCATCGAGGATTTGCTG CGCCAAGCGGCGGGATCCACCGAACTTCATCGAGTAACGGAAATCAAGCTGAAGGTCATCTCGCACCTGACCAGCCTGCAGCGAATTCCGTGCTTTATACCGAACCTGCGCTCGCTGACTCTGGAGGGAAGCATCGTGATGACCTTGAGGGATTTGGGTTGCGACATGACGTCGTTGGTTTATCTGAACGTGAGTCGGTGCAGCTTGAAGAACCTGGACGGAACCAGCGGGCTGGAGACGCTGGAAGAGCTGGTCGCCGATCACAACCAGATCGAGGAGGTCGGACCGTGCACAAATCTGGTGCAGATCAAGAAGATCAGCTTGAAGAG CAATCGCATCACCGATCTTGGAAGCATCACATTTCTTGCGCTATGCGAAAAGCTAGAACATCTGGATCTACGCGAGAACTTTGTCTCCGAGAACCCCTCCTTCCGGCACATGCTTAAGGAGAACATTCCACAGCTGCGATCGCTTAACGAAATTccgttttcggatgcggcccaCGAAGATCACACCGACATGTCCAGTTCGGAGTACCAATCGAGTTCGTCAAGCATTGAAGGTGGTCCGCACACCAACCGTTGGGAGGTTGGAGGTATTGGCGATGGGGCCTGGAACGAGCGTCAACAGCGGGAGGTGCTGCAGCCATTCAGACCTACCAGCAGTCACCAAGAGCGGACCGTAACGCTAGAACTGCTGGACGACGCACGACCAGCTACCGCGGGTAATTGA